The following DNA comes from Bombus pascuorum chromosome 3, iyBomPasc1.1, whole genome shotgun sequence.
acgattttttttGTCTGCATTTTGTGATAATCTCTGgacattattttttttcctctaCGAATATATTACTATTGCAACTTAGGGCTTAGGATACTCTCGGAATCATCGATCTTTTCACGTAATTTTATTGACGACCGTTagtaacgaaattaataaaggCAATCCTATGTTTAATCTAAGAAGAGACGACGCTCCGGAGTGCGTCACCTCTACCTTGTTCTTCAGCGACAACGGTCCACCGTCATCGCTCTGCATGTTAGACAGATCCGATTTCTTCCGTGGTATAATCATGTTCTCATCATGATCCTCGCTCTCTTCCATATCGTAATTCTGTCGAACGTCGTTGCTTACGTTCTGCGGGGTTGCGGTGGTGCTCGGTTCCGTGGTAGGTGGTATGGTGGTGGTAGGAACTAGGCTATAATTGGCAAGGAAATAAATGGGTCCAAATATGGGTTTTACATCGAACATGCTCTCTTCGGCGCGAATGCCGCTTATCTGGCGAGACCTCGTCTCTCCATCCTCGTAatgggaaattaattttccggAATAGGGTACCTCCATGGAGGTGTAGTTCGCTATCAGACTCACGTTTATTCCTGTACCAGGCAGGAGATTAATTTTTACCCTGTTTTAAAAAAGTAGTGTATTAGTATTATTGGAAACTTGGACACAATGATTGCAAGAttgttttaaatgttataacataGTTATAACATACTGTTGgatttgatattatattttatatatactgcTTAATATCTCACTTTtgtgcaatttaaaaaataatttaataattttgtttagtgtattgtaatatttaatacattaatatatcatattcTCTCCATTTCTCTTTTACTTAGATAGATTGCAACTGTAAATGTTGTTGGAAAGAAAGgatgaaaaatttagaaaaaagataCAGCGTCTTTTCATATTCCATATAATATCGCTATAATTAGCTttctctgtatatatatatttatatacatttatataataattttagtgCAGCAAAATAAAGATGAATCAAAGTTGCCGATAACGacttaaaacataaaaatctactttaaatggaattatcttttcaatattttttagaaattttcaagtatCAATTAATGGATCAATCGATAAgcaaaataacgataaattatatcaataagatattttttctgATAATAAATGATCGGATATTGtttgaaatatgaattataaattctatacaaatttaatacatCTGACTTTCCATATACTATGCGTTAATTGATTTCAAACTGTATGGAAAATATGCTTACGTGTATATGTCGGTATTATTACTAGTTTCCTTTGTGCCCCACATTATTTTCGGCAAAACCGTGCCGTTCGTCAATGTAATTGATGTGTTTAAGCCTTTTAGTATGGCATGACCTTGACCCCagtaaattgaatatttgtaCTTGTAACCAAAAGCTTTCGCTATTGTCGCATTTTCCGTTCCATCATTAACGATAGTCGCGTTGTCAAGTTCAAGGGATGTACGATTAACCACTCGCATTTTAGGCCAATTCAATTTAACGTTTTCCAAATCGTAGTAGATCGGTTCCGTCTCGACTAGGACATCGCCATCCTTTGCGGATTCTTCGGTACCATCCTAATGGAAAAAGGtcataatgttttattaatagtaCCGTGACCCTATTAAGAAAGATAAAAGCGTAGCAGGTTATTGGTTTCCTAAGATActttaaaagtattaattgaaacatggattaaaataaaatccgATATTTGGTCGGTTATAATTCTGAGAACGTATTCGAGTTCTTGTTAGAAGGAATAAGAGTATGGCTACTAGTTACTGCTGctctgaaattatatttattttctggaagatagaataaaatataaatcaacgATTGATTTGTTCAAATATTGAAACtagcttaacttctatttCAAGGAAATAATATCTTCCACAGCGTTATGCGAAAAGttctgaaaataataaatttcgatatttgagATACACTTGGTTCatatttcgaaaaagaaatactCATTCCAAGTTACGTGTAGTTAATCTAACTGCTGGCAAAATAGAGTGCTCTTTATCTAAAGAatctactaattaattaaatactcgATAAACGAAATCATTCCATTCATCGTCCATCCACGCGAactctaattaaaatttcatcgactACTTTCTCCAACATCTACATTAACCCCTTCGTGCATaacttttagaaatttttattattttatttatgtgaaTTATATGaactatttaatttatcattaaattgaaaaaaatccTTGGGGTTCCTTCTCATGTGCATAATATCAAAAAGcacaaagtaatataaattgactgaaagaaattgcaaatgaaatattgcgTTAATACAATATTGATTCTTAACTATTAATCGGTTCCAGGGGTGAACATTCGCTTGAGaaagatttaaattaaagaCTCTATTCCAAAGTtcggttttatttttatatccttGTGTGATTGTGATTCGATTTTcctgtatttaataaatttctatcaacAAATATGTGCTTTGAATAACTACATCAATTATAATTCTCATATTAGTTTCTAATATTCACCCACAGTaccattaatataatattagagAATCATAGCATTTAGAAATTGACAAGTTCACCTTGTATTTTAACATACGATCAAAAACCGTTCCCACATACATACACGagacatacatacatacgtatatgaGAAGATTAATTCATCGCAAATTCTAAAACTCGTCTTCCCCATCATCCGTCATTTCAACAGAAAAAGACCACCCCCAACCGCCCCTCAACCGCAACCTCACAGTTGAAGGAGCACCCTCCGTTTCCTCCTTCTTCCCGTCGGTTTAATCTCCCACCCTGCATTAACCAACCACCTTGCAATCCAGCTTACAAGCATTACGCTCTTTAGTAAGCGTCGCTCTTACTAAATCCAAGGGAGAGAATTAACACCTTGTAGATCCCACCCCGCCCTTTTAGTATAAATCGCGGAGCAATTACTTACGTCTTTGACGTAGCTGATACTCCCAAGAATACTTTTAGTCAAGGTGCCAATGTAATGGGTGTATCTTGGCGATGACGCATTTTTGTCAGTTTTCGCGGGATGACGCGCAATGAACATCTTCTCCATGGCCACGGCACCAACCGGTGTGTTCTTGTATTTGTCCCAGTGTTCCCAGTTGACGCGGGCTGCACTGTCCACATTTTCTAACAGGTCGTATTTGTCATACGACTGCACGTTACCGTGAATCGTCACTGTGCATCGTTGATCGTCACCCCTCTGGCTGCCAGCCACCCAGACGGCCGTGTGCAGTACTCTGCATACGTACAGGGGCCTTCTTCTCTCCGATTTCTCCGCTTGATTACTGAACGAATTGTCTGCGAGAAAAAAATGaacataaaagaaataatgaatataatgaaaatagaaTATGTCTACGGTATGGTACAGTAGCTGACAAAAGTATACTGACACTCGTAAGAACATATTTTGGAACATATATTTAAAGGGGCGAACGCGCTCATACGGGCAATTACGCGGTTTAGGTACTTTTCTTAATGTTGATTACTGGCTTTAGTCTTGTTTTTTAAATCAGTATAACGAAAAAAATCTGGAGAGagaattgtatttaataaacaatttatgaTGTCTTCgtgtaacaaatattttattatttattaaatactacTAATAATCACTTtcaaaaaaatactttttcataatttaagatatttttatataaaacttagTATACAagctacaaaaattatattggaAACATTGCAATAAAGAAGATGTAAGTAATATGTTAAAAAGCAAACGAAATCTTATTTATAGATTATTTAAACCAtcattacagtgctaatggtatttcaaaatgtttcataatatatgctgtattatgtatacataaatacTTTCTATGACGAGTGTCAAGTACTTTCATGAGCCACTATATTCTTATCGCGAATAAACAGACAGGGTAGTAGAGGGTAGGCCAGGCTAGCCAGGGTAGACGAGGAGATGAAAATGTGAGTGCAGAcaattgtatatttgtattgttAAGGGATAAACCGTCTGCGTCAGGTACGtaggcgagaaaagttcattCATGAGCCTTTTGAAGATGATGTCGAGACGATGCTTAGCGACAATTAGCGGCGACGGGAAATTAACACGAGAATGTAACTGGCCTCGGCTTCCGAGTATGAGTGATGCGTTGCTCTGATGTACAATAGCCTCATTAGATGCCTGGGGATGATTAAGCTAGATGGTGTTTTATGTTTGCTTAGACGTTTTCTGAGGAGAGACCACtcagttaaaaaagaagatgTGATGTAAGttgtaaatattcgttttttaaattaatttaggTGGAATCATAGGTGATCGATACGTGAGTCACTTCATTCTGTGTACTTAATTGAAGAAGAATGATCTGAAAAGAACGGATAGAAATTAACACACGTTGCGTCTCATTGCATCATGCATAACGATTAAAATCGTCTCAGTTCGTTTCAAATTAACACAAGAATTTAACATTGTAACATTTTGTACGTACACGGTGGTATGTTGTAATTGAAGTAATGTAGTTCGAAATCggcataaaaatattttcatcgacAGTCGAAGAAAAGCAAAAGGGACGAATGGAAAGACAAGTGTGTTAGAAGtcttgaaatttactttgtattatttattgcatCAAATAAACTGACGAAAGTTAGTTTTAAAGAAGTTGTTGACAAGATTATGCATCTCATTAACTTGGTTTTTTTCTGGTGAAGAAAAATgtccaaaaattaatttctgtcCTGTGCGTTTAAGTATTCCTACGCGTGGCACAGCGAgactaaattaaaaaagagaaagcgaCGAAAAGGTGATTGGGGAATAGAATTCGAGTTTCGTTGGACGTAAAGTTTCTGGTCGACCTTGCCAGAGAAAGGACCACATTTCATTGAGTTCTCTCGTCTGGTTGCACGTACCTTCCGATTCTTCGATCGCAAAACCGCCGATGACTATTTCCTTGGATGGATCGTAGTAAGCACGGGGAAGCCAGTTCAGAGCGGTCGAGGTGACCAATTGCTGATACTTTGATAGAATGTGCACGCTGTTGTCTGCATTCGTCAGCAACAACAGAACACCGAACAGTCCAACAGCGAGGTAAACCCTTTGCCAAGACATctgcaattttatcgtttcgtcATTTTCtgtgtaaaagaaaaagtaataagaagagagaagagagaaatacACCCGTGAAACGCTTGAAAAATTCACGTGCAAAGTCTAATGTCGGATTCGAATCTAATCTACGAAGGGTTTAATCCACGTTTCTTCATTGCGTGtaatgaaaaaggaaaagaaaggagaaaggagagaaaaatgCGTACGAAACGCTTGGAAAAGTGCACGCGCACAGGCTAATATTGTATTCGAATTTAATATAGGGAGGGCTGAACATGTAGTAAACGGAGGAGACGAGCTCTAACGAGATCGTTATTACGATATAGCAAGCTAATTCAGAGGTAACCCGAGATACCAAGGCGCAGTTTGCACcgcgaaaggaaaaatatcaaCAGATTTAACATCATTTTTAATGGGTTTATATTGCTAATGGATCGCAACTGTGAACTTTCTTTGTGAATATTTTCACAGAATGACGTTGCGGTGTAATTGACTCTTATTTAGATTCTTTTGAAAGTCATCGGTGTTAGAAGctttagaagaaaattctgGTTTTTTATTTCTAGATAAATAAGACTCTTATTGTATTTACTTAATGGTTGGTTTATACGCAAAGAGAATATCCTTAATAAGCATTTGTGTACGTATAAAGAAGCTTGTTTAAAAGTTATAAGGTACGGtgaatttttgaataatattgtagagtacaattttctaatttttgtgTTGCATGAAAAGTAGAATATCTTATATTCGTTCatcttacaaattataaaggaTCTTATAAatgatcaattttattaatttcacaaaatatcgGGTACGACATTTGTCATGAAAGTAATCTGcgcatcttttttctttttttaaaggtagatataattttctttaatagaaataaggaTAAGACGATGGTgttcttttaaaaatctaCGAGGTTTCCAGTTTCTAAATACGATGTTACGTAACGTTCGTTCTGCCGTGTTTTATAGCGACCTTAACTTTTGTAACAGTAATACCTCGTCTCTTTGCGATTATGTTTCTGCTTACAGAGCGTATCTTTAACACAGCCCGCGTATAACTGGATCTCCTACCTCGCCTCGTGTGTATTCGCTTCAGTCAGTGGCAAGGAAACGAAATGAACGCGCGAATACTGCGGGAGAGAACCCGCGATCGCGCCAAAACAATTTCTCGCTACTATATCGTGTTCATGgtcgattctttttctttttttcttttcttttccttcgatcCTTCCCCttgtttgttattttgtttcaGGAAATTCTCGGCCGAGAAATTATTTCGCAGATCTGACGGTTCGTTCATAAAATTAGCACGTACCGTATGTGTAGTGAGagaattaattgaatattGAATCCATAGAACTTTGAAAGGAAGTcaaaaatttgtgaaaatagaattatcgtagaaaaatataaatagatgttaattttcgatacttttgaaaattaagaTTATCGAAATGGAACTTGAGAAGCCTAAGAAGTCAagaagtatttaaatttattatagagATAgcaatatatatcatatatatcttaaatatttttaataaaataacaacaGATTAAGATTTATCAAAAGAGACAggttttgaaaagaaaattaagaatttacagtagaatatttaattgcaGAAGGATAGTACGTACCAACACTGAATCGAAGAAATATTGTTACTAATACCGGGTGTTCTTTCCAGCCAAACGTTGTCAAGACAAGAAAAAAATGTCATATAAACATATTCATGTCATTGAAAGCATTGTTAAAGTGTTATCACAAGGAAATGATATACGAAATGAACGGTAACGGACGCACGTTACTACGGTACAAAGTACTACGGTACAAATAGATCAGGAATATTTACATCTAGCAGTAATAGTAGTCAGATCGGTATCGTAATATTTCTACGACGCCAACTTGAAAGAGTAATAAACGAGAACTTCAAAGagtaataaatttaactttttgTCGTTGTTAATCTTGcattaataagaaaatgtttatacTGTGAGCTGTAGAATATACTGGCAATGTATGGCTATAAAAACTGGTACACTCTGTATATCTACTTATACACTTTTGCaatattattactttcttatttatatttgtaaccAGCTTATTA
Coding sequences within:
- the LOC132905164 gene encoding protein unzipped isoform X2, producing the protein MSWQRVYLAVGLFGVLLLLTNADNSVHILSKYQQLVTSTALNWLPRAYYDPSKEIVIGGFAIEESEDNSFSNQAEKSERRRPLYVCRVLHTAVWVAGSQRGDDQRCTVTIHGNVQSYDKYDLLENVDSAARVNWEHWDKYKNTPVGAVAMEKMFIARHPAKTDKNASSPRYTHYIGTLTKSILGSISYVKDDGTEESAKDGDVLVETEPIYYDLENVKLNWPKMRVVNRTSLELDNATIVNDGTENATIAKAFGYKYKYSIYWGQGHAILKGLNTSITLTNGTVLPKIMWGTKETSNNTDIYTVKINLLPGTGINVSLIANYTSMEVPYSGKLISHYEDGETRSRQISGIRAEESMFDVKPIFGPIYFLANYSLVPTTTIPPTTEPSTTATPQNVSNDVRQNYDMEESEDHDENMIIPRKKSDLSNMQSDDGGPLSLKNKVEVTHSGASSLLRLNIGLPLLISLLTVVNKIT
- the LOC132905164 gene encoding protein unzipped isoform X1, with translation MDMSWQRVYLAVGLFGVLLLLTNADNSVHILSKYQQLVTSTALNWLPRAYYDPSKEIVIGGFAIEESEDNSFSNQAEKSERRRPLYVCRVLHTAVWVAGSQRGDDQRCTVTIHGNVQSYDKYDLLENVDSAARVNWEHWDKYKNTPVGAVAMEKMFIARHPAKTDKNASSPRYTHYIGTLTKSILGSISYVKDDGTEESAKDGDVLVETEPIYYDLENVKLNWPKMRVVNRTSLELDNATIVNDGTENATIAKAFGYKYKYSIYWGQGHAILKGLNTSITLTNGTVLPKIMWGTKETSNNTDIYTVKINLLPGTGINVSLIANYTSMEVPYSGKLISHYEDGETRSRQISGIRAEESMFDVKPIFGPIYFLANYSLVPTTTIPPTTEPSTTATPQNVSNDVRQNYDMEESEDHDENMIIPRKKSDLSNMQSDDGGPLSLKNKVEVTHSGASSLLRLNIGLPLLISLLTVVNKIT